One window from the genome of Desulfuromonas acetoxidans DSM 684 encodes:
- a CDS encoding glycoside hydrolase family 3 protein, which produces MLDAAPFYRCMFRLAFILFLPMLLALSGCQYFTAGLPKSTETPLEEKIGQLLLVGFRGQTLEQAPTLVNDIQKRHLGGVILFDYDVQLRQSGRNIASPSQLKQLTSDLQALSNLPLLIAIDQEGGRIARLKPAQGFPVTLSHRELAEQADVRLTFEHGKKLATTLATFGINLNLAPVVDLCSNPDNPVIARLDRCFSATPDQVTDQAGAYIAGHHQTAVLTCLKHFPGHGSSTTDSHQGFTDITQTWNEEELVPYRELIQHGRVDTIMTAHVFNSHLDANDPATLSRPIITGLLRGVLGYEGVVISDDLQMKAISAHYGLETAIEKALNAGVDMLVFGNNLSYNEHSVEQAVTIIQRLIKQGKVSEARIDESWRRITMLKRRLTVKEQRKHSDDLRTVDAHLQGTVSTESE; this is translated from the coding sequence ATGCTTGATGCTGCCCCGTTTTACCGCTGTATGTTTCGACTGGCCTTTATCCTGTTTTTGCCCATGCTCTTGGCTTTAAGTGGCTGTCAGTATTTTACAGCGGGCTTGCCAAAGTCAACGGAAACGCCGCTTGAAGAAAAAATCGGCCAGCTATTGCTGGTGGGATTTCGCGGCCAGACCCTGGAACAGGCCCCCACCCTGGTCAACGATATTCAAAAACGCCACCTCGGTGGTGTGATTCTGTTTGATTACGATGTTCAACTTCGCCAGTCAGGACGGAACATCGCCTCGCCCTCTCAACTCAAACAACTGACATCCGACCTTCAGGCATTATCCAATCTCCCGTTACTGATTGCCATTGATCAGGAAGGGGGACGCATTGCTCGTCTCAAACCGGCGCAAGGCTTTCCCGTCACCTTGTCTCACCGAGAACTCGCCGAACAAGCGGATGTCCGGCTGACCTTTGAACACGGTAAAAAGCTGGCAACCACCCTAGCAACGTTTGGCATCAATCTCAATCTGGCGCCGGTGGTCGATTTGTGCAGCAATCCCGACAATCCGGTCATTGCCCGTCTGGATCGCTGTTTTTCAGCGACTCCTGATCAGGTCACTGATCAGGCCGGGGCCTATATTGCCGGGCATCACCAGACAGCCGTTCTGACCTGCCTCAAACACTTTCCAGGCCATGGCAGTTCCACGACAGATTCACATCAGGGATTTACCGATATCACCCAGACCTGGAATGAAGAAGAACTGGTTCCCTACCGTGAGCTGATTCAACACGGCCGTGTCGATACCATCATGACGGCACATGTCTTCAATAGCCATCTGGATGCCAATGATCCAGCGACATTATCCCGACCAATCATTACCGGGTTATTGCGTGGGGTTTTGGGATATGAAGGGGTGGTAATTTCCGACGATCTGCAGATGAAGGCGATCAGCGCTCATTACGGCCTGGAAACAGCCATCGAAAAAGCACTCAACGCCGGGGTGGATATGCTGGTGTTCGGCAACAACCTCAGCTACAACGAACACAGTGTCGAACAGGCCGTTACCATCATTCAACGCCTGATCAAACAAGGCAAGGTCAGCGAAGCCAGAATTGATGAATCCTGGCGGCGCATCACTATGTTAAAGAGGCGCCTGACCGTTAAAGAACAGCGAAAACACTCAGACGATTTGCGCACCGTTGACGCTCACCTGCAAGGAACCGTCAGCACTGAATCCGAGTGA